One segment of Humidesulfovibrio mexicanus DNA contains the following:
- a CDS encoding (Fe-S)-binding protein encodes MSDMKELLRLLGELDDQLVTCMRCGMCQAVCPIYGQTGREADVARGKIALLEGLAHEMVKNPEGVQEKVNRCLLCGSCQANCPSGVKALDIFLKARTILTGYMGLPPVKKLIFRGMLTKPGLFNNLLSFASKFQGLFTSPVNDIVGSSCSKFLEPMLGERHLMLLAKTPLHKEVPSLDTKPGKSGLKVAFFPGCMADKIFPRIAHASLKVLKHHGVGVYMPEGQACCGIPALSSGDMQSYEKLVRLNLAAFAKGEFDYLVTPCATCTSTMKKIWPTMTKGFSEAEKKAVEALSAKVMDVNAFVVDKLGLTPPAPAGDAVEVTVHDPCHLKKSLGVSAQPRAVLSMNAHYKLKEMAGADTCCGCGGSFTLTHADMSAKIGQQKRDNIKNSGAQVVATGCPACMMQISDMLSRNGDRVSVKHPMELYAECLPD; translated from the coding sequence ATGAGCGACATGAAAGAACTGCTTCGGCTGCTGGGCGAGTTGGATGATCAGCTCGTCACCTGTATGCGCTGCGGCATGTGCCAGGCCGTGTGCCCCATTTATGGCCAGACCGGACGCGAGGCCGATGTGGCGCGCGGCAAGATAGCCCTGCTGGAAGGCCTCGCCCATGAGATGGTCAAGAACCCGGAGGGCGTGCAGGAGAAGGTCAACCGCTGCCTGTTGTGCGGCTCGTGCCAGGCCAACTGTCCCAGCGGCGTGAAGGCCCTGGACATCTTCCTCAAGGCGCGCACCATCCTCACCGGCTACATGGGCCTGCCCCCGGTCAAGAAGCTCATCTTCCGGGGAATGCTCACCAAGCCCGGACTGTTCAACAACCTTTTGTCCTTCGCTTCCAAGTTTCAGGGCTTGTTCACCAGCCCGGTCAACGACATCGTGGGCTCTTCCTGCTCCAAGTTCCTGGAGCCCATGCTGGGCGAGCGGCACCTGATGCTGCTGGCCAAGACGCCCCTGCACAAGGAGGTGCCCAGCCTGGACACCAAGCCCGGCAAGAGCGGGCTCAAGGTGGCGTTTTTCCCCGGCTGCATGGCGGACAAGATCTTCCCGCGCATCGCGCACGCCTCGCTCAAGGTGCTCAAGCATCACGGCGTGGGCGTGTACATGCCCGAAGGTCAGGCCTGCTGCGGCATTCCTGCGTTGTCCTCCGGCGACATGCAGAGCTACGAAAAATTGGTGCGCCTCAACCTTGCCGCCTTCGCCAAGGGCGAGTTCGATTATCTGGTGACCCCCTGCGCCACCTGCACATCCACCATGAAGAAGATTTGGCCGACCATGACCAAGGGCTTCAGCGAGGCCGAGAAAAAGGCTGTGGAGGCGCTTTCGGCCAAGGTGATGGACGTGAACGCCTTTGTTGTGGACAAGCTGGGCCTTACCCCGCCAGCGCCCGCCGGGGACGCTGTGGAGGTCACCGTGCACGACCCCTGCCACCTCAAGAAGTCATTGGGGGTTTCGGCCCAGCCCCGCGCGGTGCTGTCCATGAACGCGCACTACAAGCTCAAGGAAATGGCCGGAGCCGACACCTGCTGCGGCTGCGGCGGCAGCTTCACCCTGACCCACGCCGACATGTCGGCGAAGATCGGCCAGCAGAAGCGCGACAACATCAAGAACAGCGGCGCGCAGGTTGTGGCCACTGGCTGCCCCGCCTGCATGATGCAGATATCGGACATGCTTTCTCGGAACGGCGACCGCGTGAGCGTGAAGCACCCCATGGAGCTCTACGCCGAGTGCCTGCCGGACTAG
- the pta gene encoding phosphate acetyltransferase translates to MADTLFVTGTEPRSGKSAIVLGLMQLLSRDIQRVAFFRPIISSSEASAKDHDINLVMSQFNLDMRYSEAYSMTMQKAREMINMGQHEALLEKILSDFNSLKGRFDFILCEGTDFFGTDSAFEFDINADIAANLGCPVLLVCNGQKKSQDEIVASALLTIESFEDKGLDILAAVINRVEDSDGSGMVEELKKKIRCPECFPIYVIPEEAKLGKPTVADVMKWLDARVLYGADMTSNLVDNYVIAAMQLGNFLNYLERGSLVITPGDRSDIILGSLASRLSTNYPDISGILLTGGLEPSSSVRKLIEGWVGAPIPILVAEGHTYKTARILYDLYGRIEPSDQNKIQSALRVFEEHVDLSELRTKLVAAKPSTVTPKMFEFSLIMKAKSRKQHIVLPEGTGERIMRAADILLRRGVVDVTLLGRETEIRTRMSQFGLELEGVQIIDPGKSPNYDDYVKTYFDLRKHKGIREEDARDRMLDPTYYSTMMVYKGHADGMVSGSVTTTQQTIRPAFEIIKTRPGAKIVSSVFLMCLKDRVLVYGDCAVNPNPTAEELAEIALSSAHTASIFGIEPRVAMLSYSTGSSGKGQDVEKVIEATRIARERAPELLIEGPIQYDAAVDINVAQTKMPDSQVAGRATVFIFPDLNTGNNTYKAVQRSAQAVAIGPVLQGLNKPVNDLSRGCTIPDIVNTVAITAIQAQAVKA, encoded by the coding sequence GTGGCTGACACTCTCTTCGTTACCGGAACCGAGCCCCGCAGCGGCAAGTCCGCCATTGTTCTGGGGCTCATGCAGCTTCTCTCGCGCGATATCCAGCGCGTGGCCTTTTTCCGGCCCATCATCTCCTCCTCAGAGGCGAGCGCCAAGGATCATGACATCAATCTCGTCATGAGCCAGTTCAATCTCGACATGCGCTATTCGGAAGCCTACTCCATGACCATGCAGAAGGCCCGGGAGATGATCAACATGGGCCAGCACGAGGCCCTGCTTGAAAAGATTTTGAGCGACTTCAACTCGCTCAAGGGCCGTTTCGACTTCATTCTTTGCGAGGGCACGGACTTCTTCGGAACGGATTCGGCCTTCGAGTTCGACATCAACGCCGACATCGCCGCCAACCTGGGCTGCCCTGTGCTGCTGGTATGCAACGGGCAGAAGAAGAGCCAGGACGAGATCGTGGCCAGCGCCCTGCTGACCATTGAATCCTTCGAGGACAAGGGGCTGGACATCCTGGCCGCGGTCATCAACCGCGTGGAGGATTCGGACGGCTCCGGCATGGTGGAGGAGCTCAAAAAGAAGATTCGCTGTCCGGAATGCTTCCCCATTTACGTCATTCCCGAGGAAGCCAAGCTCGGCAAGCCCACCGTGGCCGACGTGATGAAGTGGCTCGATGCGCGTGTGCTCTACGGCGCGGACATGACGAGCAATCTGGTGGACAACTACGTCATCGCCGCCATGCAGCTGGGAAACTTCCTCAACTATCTGGAGCGCGGCAGCCTGGTCATCACCCCCGGCGACCGCAGCGACATCATCCTGGGCAGCCTGGCCTCGCGGCTTTCCACCAACTATCCGGACATCTCCGGCATCCTGCTCACCGGCGGGCTTGAACCCTCCTCCTCCGTGCGCAAGCTCATCGAAGGCTGGGTGGGCGCGCCCATCCCCATCCTGGTGGCCGAGGGGCACACCTACAAGACCGCGCGTATTCTGTACGATTTGTACGGCCGAATCGAGCCTTCCGACCAGAACAAGATCCAGTCTGCCCTGCGCGTGTTCGAGGAGCATGTGGACCTTTCGGAGCTGCGGACCAAGCTGGTGGCCGCCAAGCCCAGCACCGTCACCCCCAAGATGTTCGAGTTCAGCCTCATCATGAAGGCCAAGAGCAGGAAGCAGCACATCGTCCTGCCCGAGGGCACGGGCGAGCGCATCATGCGCGCGGCGGACATCCTGCTGCGGCGCGGCGTGGTGGACGTGACGCTTCTGGGCCGCGAGACGGAGATCCGCACCCGCATGAGCCAGTTCGGACTGGAGCTTGAAGGCGTGCAGATCATCGACCCCGGCAAGAGCCCCAATTACGACGACTACGTCAAGACCTACTTCGACCTGCGCAAGCACAAGGGCATCCGCGAGGAAGACGCCCGCGACCGTATGCTCGATCCCACCTACTACTCCACCATGATGGTCTACAAGGGCCACGCGGACGGCATGGTTTCCGGCTCGGTGACCACCACCCAGCAGACCATTCGCCCGGCCTTCGAGATCATCAAGACCCGGCCCGGCGCCAAGATCGTGTCCAGCGTGTTCCTCATGTGCCTGAAGGACCGCGTGCTGGTCTACGGCGACTGCGCCGTGAACCCCAACCCCACGGCCGAGGAGCTGGCGGAGATAGCGCTGTCCAGCGCGCATACCGCGAGCATCTTCGGCATCGAGCCGCGCGTGGCCATGCTGTCGTACTCCACCGGCAGTTCCGGCAAGGGCCAGGATGTGGAGAAGGTCATCGAGGCCACGCGCATCGCCCGCGAACGCGCGCCCGAACTGCTCATCGAGGGCCCCATCCAGTACGATGCCGCCGTGGACATTAATGTGGCGCAGACCAAGATGCCCGACAGCCAGGTCGCAGGCCGCGCCACGGTGTTCATCTTCCCCGACTTGAACACCGGCAACAACACCTACAAGGCGGTGCAGCGCTCCGCCCAGGCCGTGGCCATCGGCCCCGTGCTCCAGGGCTTGAACAAGCCCGTCAACGATCTGTCCCGCGGGTGCACCATCCCCGACATCGTCAACACCGTGGCCATCACGGCCATTCAGGCCCAGGCAGTCAAAGCCTAG
- a CDS encoding acetate kinase: protein MNVLVINSGSSSIKYQLLDMRTETVLCSGAVERIGEETGVLTHKAAPGTEREEKVTLSQPIADHEAGMHLVIDLIVHPERGVVKSLDEIEAIGHRIVQGGDIFNASCVVDDRVVDELTKLIPLGPVHNPGHLAGIRVARHLFPKVPQVTVFDTVFHQTMPPRAYMYALPYELYEELKVRRYGFHGTSHSYVSKEAARFLGKAPEETNLITVHLGNGSSMCAVQGGKSVDTSMGLTPLEGLIMGTRCGDADLAIYPLLGAEKGLSIAEINELTNKQSGFKGICGKNDMRDIHEAVAQGDARARLALDMFGYRNRKYIGSYLAVLGRVDAIVFTAGIGENDPVARELSCRGLEHLGIKLDPERNLAPERGARDISAPQSPVRVLVVPTNEELEIARQTAEVLAPGAKG from the coding sequence ATGAACGTTCTTGTCATCAATTCCGGCAGCTCGTCCATCAAATACCAGCTGCTCGACATGCGCACCGAGACGGTGTTGTGCTCCGGCGCGGTGGAGCGCATCGGCGAGGAGACGGGGGTGCTGACCCACAAGGCCGCACCCGGCACCGAGCGCGAGGAAAAGGTCACCCTTTCCCAGCCCATCGCCGACCACGAGGCCGGAATGCATCTGGTCATCGACCTCATCGTGCACCCGGAGCGGGGTGTGGTGAAGAGCCTGGACGAGATCGAGGCCATCGGCCATCGAATCGTGCAGGGCGGCGACATCTTCAACGCCTCCTGCGTGGTGGACGACCGCGTGGTGGACGAGTTGACCAAGCTCATTCCCCTGGGGCCCGTGCATAACCCCGGCCACCTGGCGGGCATCCGCGTGGCGCGCCACCTGTTCCCCAAGGTGCCGCAGGTCACCGTGTTCGACACCGTGTTCCACCAGACCATGCCCCCTCGCGCCTACATGTACGCCCTGCCGTATGAGCTGTACGAAGAGCTCAAGGTGCGCCGCTACGGGTTCCACGGCACCTCCCACTCCTATGTCTCCAAGGAGGCCGCGCGCTTCCTTGGCAAGGCGCCGGAGGAGACCAACCTCATCACCGTGCACCTGGGCAACGGCAGCAGCATGTGCGCCGTGCAGGGCGGCAAGAGCGTGGACACCAGCATGGGCCTCACCCCTCTTGAGGGGCTCATCATGGGCACGCGCTGCGGCGATGCCGACTTGGCCATCTACCCGCTTCTTGGCGCGGAAAAGGGGCTCTCCATTGCGGAGATCAACGAGCTGACCAACAAGCAGAGCGGCTTCAAGGGCATCTGCGGCAAAAACGACATGCGCGACATCCACGAGGCCGTGGCCCAGGGCGATGCCCGGGCCAGGCTTGCCCTGGATATGTTCGGCTACCGCAACCGCAAGTACATCGGCTCCTACCTGGCCGTTCTCGGCAGGGTGGACGCCATCGTGTTCACCGCGGGCATCGGGGAGAACGACCCCGTTGCGCGCGAGCTTTCCTGCCGGGGACTGGAGCACCTCGGCATTAAGCTGGACCCGGAGCGCAACCTGGCCCCGGAGCGCGGCGCACGGGACATTTCTGCGCCGCAGAGCCCGGTGCGGGTGCTTGTGGTGCCCACCAACGAGGAATTGGAGATCGCCAGGCAGACCGCCGAGGTGCTCGCCCCCGGCGCAAAGGGATAA
- a CDS encoding L-lactate permease — protein sequence MSMELLALVALLPILVALVLMVGMRWPSTRAMPLAWLVCVLGAIGAWNLPPGYIAALSLQGLVTAVGVLIIVFGAIVILYTLKYSGGMETIQYGMQNISRDKRVQAIIIGYMFAAFIEGAAGFGTPAALAAPLLLSLGFPPLAAAVICLVFNSFPVSFGAVGTPILIGLKFLAPLTTEAVASGVALNFTDFGSFAKVIGQWATVMHGPMVFILPIFMLGFLTRFYGQKKSWSEGFAAWKFCVFSAVAFIVPYLVFAWLVGPEFPSMIGGLVGLGIIVAGAKKGFCVPKDTWDFGPQSTWEAAWTGSIATSTNTEFKPHMSQFMAWLPYILIGVILVLTRIPELGLKGFLSAQKLPFNDILGYKGVSASIDYLYLPGTVPFTLVALLTIVLHGMKGDAVKKAWTESIAKMKAPTIALFAAVALVSIFRGSGVADIALNPNSYPSMPLAMAKTVAAFAGNAWPMLASYVGGLGAFITGSNTVSDLLFAEFQWGVAQQLQLPRQIIVAAQVVGGAMGNMVCIHNIVAVCAVTGLIGREGMILKRTFWPFVLYGVVVGIIATVLSFGPYANLF from the coding sequence ATGTCAATGGAACTGCTTGCATTGGTGGCACTGTTGCCCATACTCGTGGCTTTGGTGCTCATGGTCGGCATGCGTTGGCCGTCCACCCGCGCCATGCCCCTGGCCTGGCTTGTCTGCGTACTCGGCGCCATCGGCGCTTGGAACCTGCCGCCGGGGTACATCGCCGCCCTGTCGCTGCAAGGTCTGGTCACCGCCGTCGGCGTGCTGATCATCGTGTTCGGCGCCATCGTCATCCTCTACACCCTGAAGTATTCCGGCGGCATGGAAACCATCCAGTACGGAATGCAGAACATCAGCCGAGACAAACGCGTGCAGGCGATCATCATCGGCTACATGTTCGCGGCCTTCATCGAAGGCGCCGCCGGTTTCGGCACGCCCGCCGCGCTAGCCGCGCCGCTGCTGCTTTCGCTGGGCTTCCCGCCGCTGGCCGCAGCCGTCATCTGCCTTGTGTTCAACTCCTTCCCCGTGTCGTTCGGCGCGGTGGGTACCCCCATTCTCATCGGCCTGAAGTTCCTTGCCCCGTTGACCACGGAGGCCGTCGCCTCCGGCGTCGCACTCAATTTCACCGATTTCGGCTCCTTCGCCAAGGTCATCGGCCAGTGGGCCACTGTGATGCACGGACCCATGGTCTTCATCCTGCCCATCTTCATGCTGGGCTTTCTCACCCGTTTCTACGGCCAGAAGAAGTCGTGGAGCGAAGGCTTTGCCGCCTGGAAGTTCTGTGTGTTCTCCGCCGTGGCCTTCATCGTGCCCTACTTGGTTTTCGCTTGGCTTGTGGGCCCCGAATTCCCGTCCATGATCGGCGGCCTTGTGGGTCTTGGCATCATTGTGGCAGGCGCCAAGAAGGGCTTCTGCGTGCCCAAGGACACCTGGGACTTCGGCCCCCAGTCCACCTGGGAAGCGGCATGGACCGGCTCCATCGCCACCAGCACCAACACTGAATTCAAGCCGCACATGAGCCAGTTCATGGCGTGGCTGCCCTACATTCTGATCGGCGTCATCCTGGTGCTGACCCGTATTCCCGAATTGGGCCTGAAGGGCTTCCTGTCCGCCCAGAAGCTCCCCTTCAACGACATTCTCGGCTACAAGGGCGTTTCCGCCTCCATCGACTACCTGTACCTGCCCGGCACCGTTCCCTTCACCCTGGTCGCCCTGCTGACCATTGTGCTGCACGGCATGAAGGGCGATGCGGTGAAGAAGGCCTGGACCGAATCCATCGCCAAGATGAAGGCCCCCACCATCGCGCTGTTCGCTGCGGTGGCCCTGGTGTCCATCTTCCGCGGTTCCGGCGTGGCCGACATTGCGCTGAACCCCAACAGCTACCCCTCCATGCCCCTGGCAATGGCCAAGACCGTGGCCGCGTTCGCGGGCAACGCCTGGCCCATGCTTGCTTCTTACGTGGGCGGCCTTGGCGCGTTCATCACCGGGTCGAACACCGTTTCGGACCTTCTGTTCGCCGAATTCCAGTGGGGCGTTGCGCAGCAGTTGCAGCTGCCCCGCCAGATCATCGTGGCGGCCCAGGTTGTCGGCGGCGCCATGGGCAACATGGTGTGCATCCACAACATCGTTGCCGTCTGCGCCGTTACCGGCCTGATCGGCCGCGAAGGCATGATCCTGAAGCGTACCTTCTGGCCCTTTGTCCTCTACGGAGTCGTCGTGGGCATCATTGCCACGGTGCTCAGCTTCGGGCCGTACGCCAACCTGTTCTAA
- a CDS encoding LutC/YkgG family protein has product MSDTEKLAELFAEKARLVSAVVTPVKDMAEALAYTVDICEKKDACQILMSGCESELSAPAGALCDAKPGKVVVAPALSAEDFAVLKAQCESRGIHCLDSGMRRHLGGVDIGFTVADAGIAETGTLLLNSGSEELRLATMLCEVHVCVLKTSTLRETSFEAEGLIRSMSTNGPAYVAFVTGASRTADIERVLAIGVHGPLELHILLLED; this is encoded by the coding sequence ATGAGCGACACCGAAAAACTGGCGGAACTGTTCGCCGAAAAGGCGAGGCTGGTTTCGGCCGTGGTTACGCCGGTGAAGGACATGGCCGAGGCCTTGGCCTATACCGTGGACATTTGTGAGAAAAAGGACGCCTGCCAGATCCTCATGAGCGGCTGCGAGTCCGAGCTCTCCGCCCCGGCGGGCGCGCTGTGCGACGCAAAGCCGGGCAAGGTGGTGGTGGCTCCGGCCCTTTCCGCCGAGGACTTCGCTGTTCTCAAGGCCCAGTGCGAGTCTCGCGGCATCCACTGCCTGGATTCCGGGATGCGCCGCCATTTGGGCGGGGTGGACATCGGATTCACCGTGGCGGATGCGGGCATAGCCGAAACCGGCACCCTGCTGCTCAACTCCGGCAGCGAGGAGCTGCGGCTCGCCACCATGCTGTGCGAAGTCCACGTGTGCGTGCTCAAGACCAGCACCCTGCGCGAGACCAGCTTCGAGGCCGAGGGACTCATCCGGTCCATGAGCACGAACGGCCCGGCCTACGTCGCATTTGTCACGGGCGCGTCCCGCACGGCGGATATCGAGCGCGTGCTGGCCATTGGCGTGCACGGACCCCTTGAATTGCACATCCTGCTTTTGGAGGACTAG
- the ldhH gene encoding L-lactate dehydrogenase (quinone) large subunit LdhH: MQNARDMKQYKGELTGALHNEFLREAMDKFAVAYRASRANAFKGMDVEGLIADIAKSKDEAMGRMDELLAEFTRNASAQGVTVHVAKTAREANEIIGRIAQNAGVKRIIKSKSMTAEETLLNHHLEDLGLEVTETDLGEWIIQLRHEGPTHMVMPAIHLSRHQVADLFSDVTGHKQEVDIQKLVKVARRELRRKFAEADMGISGGNFAISETGTIAICTNEGNGRLTTTLPRVHVALVGLDKLTPTIADALRVIKALPRNATGQAITSYVSFISGANECKAECQGGPCDKKEMHVVFLDNGRRALAKDPLFSQVLRCIRCGACANVCPVYRLVGGHQLGHIYIGAIGLILTYFYHGRDKAKNLVQNCINCGACKAVCAGGIDLPRLIKEVHARIQDEEGHPLQSQLLGKVLKSRKLFHALLRSAKAVQKPITGGTPYLRHLPMIFAKDQGFRALPAIAETPFRDRFESIKPKVANPKFKVALFSGCVQDFVYPEQAEAAVKLLAKHNVEVVFPMDQSCCGLPVQMMGERDASRAVAVQNVTAFDPAGCDYILTLCASCASHLKHGYPDILADDPALGVKARQFADRVIDFSSFAHDVLHVSPDEFRGDGKKTTYHSPCHLCRGMHVTEAPRALMGIAGLDYAPSEEEDVCCGFGGTYSMKFPELSAELLKKKLANVENTGAELLLTDCPGCIMQLRGGLEAKGSSIRVAHVAEALAERLK; encoded by the coding sequence ATGCAGAACGCACGCGATATGAAACAGTACAAGGGCGAGCTTACCGGCGCGCTGCACAACGAGTTCCTGCGCGAGGCCATGGACAAGTTCGCCGTGGCGTACCGCGCTTCCCGGGCCAACGCCTTCAAGGGCATGGATGTGGAAGGGCTTATCGCCGACATCGCCAAGTCCAAGGACGAGGCCATGGGGCGCATGGACGAACTCCTGGCCGAGTTCACCAGGAACGCCAGCGCGCAGGGCGTTACGGTGCACGTGGCCAAGACCGCGCGCGAGGCCAACGAGATCATCGGCCGCATCGCCCAGAACGCCGGGGTCAAGCGCATCATCAAGTCCAAGTCCATGACCGCCGAGGAGACCCTGCTCAATCATCACCTGGAGGATCTCGGCCTTGAGGTCACCGAGACGGACCTGGGCGAGTGGATCATCCAGCTCAGGCACGAAGGCCCCACCCACATGGTCATGCCCGCCATCCACCTTTCGCGCCATCAGGTGGCGGATCTCTTCAGCGACGTGACCGGGCACAAGCAGGAGGTGGACATCCAGAAGCTGGTGAAGGTCGCTCGGCGCGAGCTGCGGCGCAAGTTCGCCGAGGCCGACATGGGCATCTCCGGCGGCAACTTCGCCATCTCCGAAACCGGCACCATCGCCATTTGCACCAACGAGGGCAACGGGCGTCTCACCACCACGTTGCCCCGCGTCCATGTGGCCCTGGTGGGCCTGGACAAGCTCACCCCCACCATCGCCGACGCCCTGCGGGTCATCAAGGCCCTGCCCAGAAACGCCACCGGCCAGGCCATCACCTCGTACGTGTCCTTCATCAGCGGCGCGAACGAGTGCAAAGCCGAATGCCAGGGCGGTCCCTGCGACAAAAAGGAAATGCATGTGGTGTTCCTGGACAACGGCCGCCGCGCCCTGGCCAAGGATCCGCTCTTTTCCCAGGTGCTGCGCTGCATCCGCTGCGGGGCCTGCGCCAACGTGTGCCCTGTGTACCGCCTGGTGGGCGGGCACCAGCTCGGCCACATCTACATCGGCGCCATCGGCCTGATCTTGACCTACTTCTATCATGGCCGCGACAAGGCCAAGAACCTGGTGCAGAACTGCATTAACTGCGGGGCCTGCAAGGCCGTGTGCGCTGGCGGCATCGACCTGCCCCGGCTCATCAAAGAGGTTCATGCGCGCATCCAGGACGAGGAGGGCCACCCGCTCCAGAGCCAGCTTCTGGGCAAGGTGCTGAAAAGCCGCAAGCTCTTTCACGCTCTGCTGCGTTCGGCCAAGGCCGTGCAGAAGCCCATCACCGGGGGCACGCCGTACCTGCGGCACCTGCCCATGATCTTCGCCAAGGACCAGGGCTTCCGTGCGCTGCCCGCCATCGCCGAGACCCCCTTCCGCGACCGTTTCGAGTCCATCAAGCCCAAGGTGGCGAACCCGAAGTTCAAGGTGGCGCTCTTCAGCGGCTGCGTGCAGGACTTCGTATACCCCGAGCAGGCCGAGGCCGCGGTGAAGCTGCTGGCCAAGCACAACGTCGAGGTGGTCTTCCCCATGGACCAGTCCTGCTGCGGGCTGCCCGTGCAGATGATGGGCGAACGCGATGCCAGCCGCGCTGTGGCCGTGCAGAACGTGACCGCGTTCGATCCGGCTGGTTGCGACTACATCCTGACCCTGTGCGCCTCCTGCGCCTCCCACCTGAAGCACGGCTACCCGGACATCCTGGCCGACGACCCCGCGTTGGGCGTGAAGGCGCGGCAGTTCGCCGACCGCGTCATCGACTTCAGTTCCTTTGCGCACGATGTCCTGCACGTGTCGCCCGACGAGTTCCGCGGCGACGGCAAGAAAACCACCTACCATTCGCCCTGCCACCTGTGCCGGGGAATGCACGTCACCGAAGCCCCGCGCGCCCTCATGGGCATTGCCGGGCTTGATTACGCGCCTTCCGAGGAAGAGGACGTCTGCTGCGGTTTTGGCGGTACGTATTCCATGAAATTCCCGGAGCTTTCGGCCGAGCTGCTGAAGAAAAAGCTTGCGAATGTGGAGAATACCGGGGCAGAACTTTTGCTTACAGACTGTCCGGGCTGCATCATGCAACTGCGCGGCGGGCTTGAGGCCAAGGGAAGCTCCATTCGTGTGGCGCACGTGGCCGAGGCCTTGGCCGAGCGTCTGAAATAG
- a CDS encoding alpha-hydroxy-acid oxidizing protein yields the protein MKDVRKHARELMEGYCKVCPVCNGKACAGEVPGMGGLGTGSSFMNNVGALANLRFNMRLMHGAEQPDTATEVLGLKLAMPVLAAPIGGVSFNMGGKITEGDYLDAVLGGCVDKGVVGCTGDGVPPFIHETGFAAIQALGGAGIPFIKPWEDKELFEKLDRAVATGAPVVGMDIDAAGLVTLRLMGRPVGPKPVEKLKDIIAHVNAKFIVKGVMTPDDAKRAVDAGAAGIVVSNHGGRVLDHTPGTAEVLPLVARAVKGQIAILADGGVRSGGDVLKMLALGADAVMIGRPVAIAAMGGLREGVGKYLDQLRGELLQAMILTGCNSVADVDARVLFQNA from the coding sequence ATGAAGGACGTTCGCAAGCACGCGCGCGAGCTTATGGAAGGCTATTGCAAGGTGTGCCCGGTGTGCAACGGCAAGGCCTGCGCGGGCGAGGTGCCCGGCATGGGCGGCCTTGGCACGGGCTCGTCGTTCATGAACAACGTGGGGGCGCTCGCCAACCTGCGCTTCAACATGCGGCTCATGCATGGGGCGGAACAGCCCGACACCGCCACGGAAGTGCTCGGTTTGAAGCTGGCCATGCCGGTGCTGGCCGCGCCCATCGGTGGGGTAAGCTTCAACATGGGCGGCAAGATCACCGAGGGCGACTACCTCGACGCCGTTCTGGGCGGCTGCGTGGACAAGGGCGTGGTGGGCTGCACCGGCGACGGCGTGCCCCCCTTCATCCACGAGACCGGCTTCGCGGCCATCCAGGCGCTTGGCGGAGCGGGCATTCCGTTCATCAAGCCCTGGGAGGACAAGGAACTCTTTGAAAAGCTCGACCGCGCCGTGGCCACGGGAGCCCCTGTCGTGGGCATGGACATCGACGCGGCCGGGCTGGTCACCCTGCGCCTCATGGGCCGTCCGGTGGGCCCCAAACCGGTGGAGAAGCTCAAGGACATCATCGCCCACGTGAACGCCAAGTTCATCGTCAAGGGGGTCATGACCCCGGACGACGCCAAGCGCGCCGTGGACGCGGGCGCGGCGGGCATTGTGGTCTCCAACCACGGTGGCCGCGTGCTGGACCACACCCCCGGTACGGCCGAGGTGTTGCCGCTTGTGGCCCGCGCGGTGAAGGGGCAGATCGCCATTCTGGCCGACGGCGGCGTGCGCTCCGGCGGCGATGTGCTCAAAATGCTGGCTCTTGGCGCGGACGCCGTGATGATCGGGCGTCCGGTGGCCATCGCCGCCATGGGCGGCCTGCGGGAGGGCGTGGGCAAGTATCTCGACCAACTGCGCGGAGAACTGCTGCAGGCCATGATCCTCACCGGCTGCAACAGCGTGGCCGATGTGGACGCCAGGGTGCTGTTCCAGAACGCGTAA